A genome region from Baekduia alba includes the following:
- a CDS encoding tyrosine-protein phosphatase, translated as MTVADAHPRWIDLEGAVNARDVGGIPLRDGDGVVAGGRLLRSDNLQDLTAYDVAHLVDDHGLRAVVDLRTGVEVRLEGPGPLHAVDGIVIEHRSLYPEAGERTDVLEAETIVPWQNGVHGVDMPGETPTVRTYMGYMARRPDSIVATLRTIAAPPDGGATLVHCAAGKDRTGLVVALALEIAGASRAAIVADYAVTSERIEAIVARLAASPTYAQDMQTNDPHHHSARPESMARILELLDDRHGSPEAWLREHGLEDDALTALRERLRAA; from the coding sequence ATGACGGTCGCCGACGCCCATCCTCGCTGGATCGACCTGGAAGGCGCGGTCAACGCCCGCGACGTCGGCGGGATCCCGTTGCGGGACGGCGACGGCGTCGTGGCCGGCGGGCGGCTGCTGCGGTCCGACAACCTCCAGGACCTGACGGCGTACGACGTCGCGCACCTCGTTGATGATCATGGTCTGCGCGCGGTCGTCGACCTGCGCACCGGCGTCGAGGTGCGCCTGGAAGGACCGGGTCCGCTGCACGCGGTCGACGGCATCGTGATCGAGCACCGGTCGCTGTATCCCGAGGCCGGCGAGCGCACCGACGTCCTCGAGGCCGAGACGATCGTGCCGTGGCAGAACGGCGTCCACGGCGTGGACATGCCCGGCGAGACCCCGACCGTGCGGACCTACATGGGCTACATGGCGCGTCGCCCGGACTCGATCGTCGCCACGCTGCGCACGATCGCCGCGCCGCCCGACGGCGGGGCGACGCTGGTGCACTGCGCGGCGGGCAAGGACCGGACAGGGCTGGTCGTGGCCCTGGCCCTGGAGATCGCCGGCGCGTCCCGCGCGGCGATCGTGGCCGATTACGCGGTGACCTCCGAGCGCATCGAGGCGATCGTGGCGCGGCTGGCGGCCTCACCGACCTACGCGCAGGACATGCAGACCAACGACCCGCACCACCACTCGGCGCGCCCGGAGTCCATGGCCCGGATCCTCGAGCTCCTCGACGACCGCCACGGCTCACCGGAAGCCTGGCTGCGCGAGCACGGCCTGGAAGACGACGCGCTCACCGCGCTGCGCGAGCGCCTGCGCGCGGCGTAG
- the nadC gene encoding carboxylating nicotinate-nucleotide diphosphorylase, protein MPLDPTFVADVVARALAEDVGDGDVTTAATVPDGARATATITQKAPGVVFGLDLAEQAFRQQDPDAEIERLAPESTWHEPGTQILRITGTAAGIVTAERTALNFLQRLSGVATLTNRYVQAIDGTGARILDTRKTTPTLRPLEKAAVVAGGGTSHRFGLFDMVLIKENHVEAAGGIANAVGAAQRRFPDIAIEVEAETADDVREALAAGAPRILLDNMTPDAMRAIATEVAGRAELEASGNIDLHTVRAAAETGVDFISVGALTHSAPALDLSLILERLP, encoded by the coding sequence ATGCCCCTCGATCCCACTTTCGTCGCCGATGTCGTCGCGCGGGCGCTCGCCGAGGACGTCGGCGACGGCGACGTGACGACCGCCGCGACCGTGCCCGACGGCGCCCGCGCGACCGCGACCATCACCCAGAAGGCGCCCGGCGTCGTCTTCGGCCTCGATCTCGCCGAGCAGGCGTTCCGCCAGCAGGACCCCGACGCCGAGATCGAGCGCCTGGCGCCCGAATCCACCTGGCACGAGCCCGGCACCCAGATCCTCAGGATCACCGGCACCGCCGCGGGCATCGTCACTGCCGAGCGCACCGCGCTGAACTTCCTGCAGCGCCTGTCGGGCGTCGCGACGCTCACCAACCGCTACGTCCAGGCCATCGACGGCACCGGCGCCCGGATCCTCGACACGCGCAAGACGACGCCGACGCTGCGGCCGCTCGAGAAGGCCGCGGTCGTCGCCGGCGGCGGGACGTCGCACCGCTTCGGCCTGTTCGACATGGTGCTCATCAAGGAGAACCACGTCGAGGCGGCCGGCGGGATCGCCAACGCGGTCGGCGCCGCCCAGCGCCGGTTCCCGGACATCGCCATCGAGGTCGAGGCCGAGACCGCCGACGACGTACGGGAGGCCCTCGCCGCCGGCGCCCCGCGGATCCTGCTCGACAACATGACCCCCGACGCGATGCGCGCGATCGCGACCGAGGTCGCCGGCCGCGCCGAGCTGGAGGCCAGCGGGAACATCGACCTGCACACGGTCCGAGCCGCGGCGGAGACCGGGGTAGACTTCATCTCGGTCGGAGCGCTCACGCACTCCGCACCGGCCCTAGACCTCTCCCTCATATTGGAGCGTCTGCCATGA
- the nadA gene encoding quinolinate synthase NadA — MAPSPTVSQALTAEESSALTAEVRALARERNAVILAHNYQVPEVQDAADYVGDSLGLSRKAAAVDAEVIAFCGVHFMAETASILSPEKTVLIPDLDAGCSLADSITPEQLTAWQAKHPGAVTVMYVNTTAETKALTDYCVTSSNAVKVVQHIHAEHGSDTEILFGPDMWLGAYVAKELGLNGSGRFHVWDGECHVHAGIRPDDITAVRAAHPDADFLVHPECGCTTQVMEYVAAGDIATEGVHMLSTGGMLDYAKAQAGHGGQAIMATETGMLHQLRMAAPDVDFIAANERASCKYMKMITLPKLRDALRDLTGEVKVDPALAERARIPIERMVAIG, encoded by the coding sequence ATGGCCCCCAGCCCCACTGTTTCCCAGGCCCTGACGGCCGAAGAAAGTAGCGCGCTGACCGCAGAGGTTCGCGCGCTCGCACGAGAACGCAACGCCGTCATCCTGGCCCACAACTACCAGGTGCCCGAGGTGCAGGACGCCGCCGACTACGTCGGTGACTCGCTCGGGCTGAGCCGCAAGGCCGCCGCCGTCGACGCCGAGGTGATCGCGTTCTGCGGCGTCCACTTCATGGCCGAGACCGCGTCGATCCTCTCGCCCGAGAAGACCGTCCTGATCCCGGACCTCGACGCCGGCTGCTCCCTGGCCGACTCGATCACGCCCGAGCAGCTCACGGCGTGGCAGGCCAAGCACCCCGGCGCCGTCACCGTCATGTACGTCAACACGACGGCCGAGACCAAGGCGCTGACCGACTACTGCGTGACGTCGTCGAACGCCGTCAAGGTCGTCCAGCACATCCACGCCGAGCACGGGTCCGACACCGAGATCCTCTTCGGCCCGGACATGTGGCTCGGCGCCTACGTCGCCAAGGAGCTCGGGCTCAACGGCAGCGGTCGCTTCCACGTCTGGGACGGCGAGTGCCACGTGCACGCCGGCATCCGCCCGGACGACATCACCGCGGTCCGCGCCGCCCACCCGGACGCCGACTTCCTGGTCCACCCGGAGTGCGGTTGCACGACGCAGGTCATGGAGTACGTGGCCGCGGGCGACATCGCGACCGAGGGCGTGCACATGCTCTCGACCGGCGGGATGCTCGACTACGCCAAGGCCCAGGCGGGCCACGGCGGGCAGGCGATCATGGCGACCGAGACCGGCATGCTGCATCAGCTCAGGATGGCCGCGCCCGACGTCGACTTCATCGCCGCCAACGAGCGCGCGTCGTGCAAGTACATGAAGATGATCACGCTGCCGAAGCTGCGCGACGCGCTGCGCGACTTGACCGGCGAGGTCAAGGTCGACCCGGCGCTCGCCGAGCGGGCCCGGATCCCGATCGAGCGCATGGTGGCGATCGGCTAG